A window of Longimicrobium sp. genomic DNA:
CGCCTCGATCAGCGCCTGCACCGCGCGCGGATCATGGAGCGACCCCAGCGCCCGGATCGCGCTCAGCCGAACGGTGCCGTCCGCATCCCTGAGCGCCGCCACCAGCGCCACCACCGCGCCCGCGCTGCTCTGCGTCACCGTCGCCTGCGCCTTCGCTTCCACCTGCGGGGTCACGGCGGCCTGTGCATCCGCCGCCGCCTGCGCCGCCGCGCTCGCTGCCTGCTGAATCGCGGGTGCGGACGCATCTTTGAGCGCCGCGATGGGCGCGGGCACGGAGCGCGGGAGCACCGAGAGGACGGCGGGCGCCGCAGGCGGCTTCTCCGCCACCTTTGCCGAAACCACGCGCGCCTCCACACGCCCCGGCGCGGCCGGGATCGCGGCGAGATCGGCCGTGATCGCCTCCACCGGACGCATCGCGCCGACGGCGGCCACGACGGCCAGGAGGCCGCCCATGGTCAGCGCCGTCCGCGCGCGTCCCGGCGTGCCGCGCTCCACGCCCGGCTCCAGGATGGCGAGGAGGCGCCCTTCGAAGGTGGACCGCTGCGCCATCGGCAGCGCGACGGCGGCGGGGACGCGCGCCCGGCCGATGAGGCGCACCATCTCCAGCAGGTGCGCGGCGTACGCGGAGGCGCGGGTGCCGGTGCTCAGCACGGCATCGTCGCAGCACCGCTCCGCCTCGGCGCGCAGCTGGTGAAGCGCGAGCCAGGCGAGCGGGTTGAACCAGTGCACGGCGCACGCGAGCTGGGCCAGGGCGAGCGTCGCCACGTCGCGCCGGGCCACGTGCGCCAGCTCGTGCCGCAGCACCACGTCGCGCCGCTCCGCCGGCCACTCGTCGCAGTCGGCGGGAAGGAGGACGACGGGGCGGATGAACCCCCACGTCATCGGCATCTCCGACCAGCGGGTGCGGATCAGCCGCGCGCTCGGCGCGTCGAAGGTGCGCGAGATGCGGTCGGCCGCGGCCGTCCACTCGCCGTCCACCATCCGCTCGCCCGACCGCGCGAGCCACCACACCATCGCCGTCCCTGCCAGCACGCGCAGCACCAGCACCGACGCCACCAGCAGCCACACGCCCACCATCAGCGTCGTGCGGTCCACGTCCGCCGGCCACCACGCGGATGCAGCCGGCGCCTCGCGAACCGGCTCGGCGACCGTCCGCGGCGAAGGCGCGGCCTCCTCCACCGTCTGCGACACCGCGGGCGCCGCATCATCCCGCGCCACCTGCGCCCCCGCCAGCGAGGCGGGGAGCACGGCGATGCGCACGGGGATCAGGTGCGTGAAGGGCAGGGCGAGCACGCCGGCGACCGCGGTGGTCCACACGATGTGGCGCACGGCGGCGGAGCGGCGGCGCAGGAGGAAGGCGAGCACCCCCGCCACGCCCAGCACCAGCGTGGACTTGAGGGCAAGCTCCGGCAGGTAGCGCCCGGCGATCTGCAGCGCGGACGAGAGCTCGTCGATGGCCATGCTACCTCCCCTCGTCGCGGGCGGCATCCACCTGCTGCGCCAGCCGCCGCAGGTCCGCATCGGTCAGCTTGCGCCGCGACATCCCCAGGAGCGCCGCCGCCGCCGCCTCCACGCTTCCGCCGAAGAAGGTGCGCACCAGGTGCCCCAGCGCCGCCGATCGCGCGCTCTCCTTCGCCACCATCGGCTTGTAGAGGTAGCGCGGGCCATCCTGCAGGTGCTCGACCTCGCCCTTTTCCACCAGCGTGCGCAGCGTGGCGCGCACGGCAGAGTAGCTCGGCGGGTCGGGGATGCGCTCCAGGATGTCGTTGACAGTGGCCTGGCCCAGCGCAAAGAGCACGTCCATCACCTGGCGCTCCCTGCGGCTGAGGTGTGCGGTGAGCTCGGGACCCATGCGGATCTCTCTCGTGAGGAGGTGGGGATCGTCCTGCGGGAATTCCAGCACAGTGCTGGAAACCCAGCATCCTGCTGGATATCTAGCACCCTCTTTCCAGGGCGTCAAGGATCTTGTTCACCGAGTCCACTTTCTTGACCCGATCGCCCCGGCGTGGCATCGTGACACTCATGATCGACGACAGCAGCCACAACCGCATCTTCGAGGTCGTCCGCCGCATCCCCGCCGGGCGCGTGCTGACCTATGGCGACGTGGCGGCGCTGGCGGGTCTTCCCGGCCACGCGCGCCTGGTGGGCTACGCCCTGCACGCCCTCCCCGACGGCACCACCGTCCCCTGGCACCGCGTGATCAACGCGCGCGGCGGCATCAGCACCGGCCGCGCCTACCCCGGCGGCGAACTGGTGCAGCGCTTCCTGCTGGAAGGCGAGGGCGTGGAGTTCGATGCGCGCGGGCGCACATTGCTAGCGCGATATCGGTGGGAGGGTGGGTGAGGCGGGCCCCCTCCAGGGCCCCCTCCCCCGCTCGTCACCTCGCGGCCCCTCCCCCAAAACAACCTGGGGGAGGGGCGGTGGCAGCCATTGGTGCCCGTTCCCTTTTGTCATCCTGAGCGACGCGCCCCTCTGGACTCGCCCGTGCTCCGTCCTGTGGCGCGGAGCGAAGGATCTACTGCGCGTATCGAGGGGACTGGGGTGAAGTGCGGGACTCCTGCCTCGCAGGCTAGATCCTTCGTTCGCCGCCGGAAGGTTGGTGCCCAGCCGGCTTCCGCGAGGCGGCTCGCTCAGGATGACAAAAGGGGCGGGGAGGCGCTGTTCCTCACGCACTAACGCACTAACGCACTAACGCACTAACGCACCCCTCCGGTCCGCATCCTGCTTTGTAGCTCACGCGGATGGCGGCTGGCTCACAGATCCCAGGAATCGCTCCGTTGACGGCAGGGCAGAACGAGGAGACGAAGTACGACGCCTCGGCGTGGATGACGCACATGCGCGGCGGCGACTTCGAGGCGGCGTGGCGGGTGAGCGACGCGGTGCTGCGGGGACGCGTGGGCGCATCGTGCGCGCACTGGCCGCGCCACGAGCAGTGGGTTTGGAACGGCGCGCCTCTCGACGGAAAGCGCGTCCTCGTGCGCTGCTACCACGGCCTCGGAGACACGCTGCAGTTCATCCGCTACATGCCGCGGCTGCGGAAGGTCGCGCGGGAGGTGATCGTGTGGGCGCAGCCGGAGCTGATCCCGCTCCTTTCGACGGCGCGCGGCATCGATCGCCTGCTACCGCTCCACGACGGCGCGCCGGAGGTGGAGTTCGACGCGGATGTGGAGGTGATGGAGCTGCCGCACGTCTTCCGCTACACGCCGCGCACCCTCCCCGCCGAGGTCCCCTACCTGCACGCCGATCCCGCCCCGCTCCCCCGCGACGGACGCCTGGCCGTGGGCCTGGTTTGGAAGGCGGGCGACTGGGACGAGCGGCGCTCCATCCCGCCGGAGCTCCTGGCGCCGCTCGGCGAGATTCCCGGCGTGGAGCTGCACGTCCTCCAGCGCGGTCCGGGATTGCGGGAGCGCCCGGCCGGGTTCGGCATCGACTCCGGCTCGGACGACGTGCTGGAGACGGCGCGCGTGATGAAGGCGCTCGACCTGGTGGTCACGGTGGACAGCATGCCCGCGCACCTGGCAGGCGCGCTGGGAGTGCCCACCTGGACCCTGCTCCACGCTGATCCGGACTGGCGTTGGATGGAGGGGCGCGAGGATTCGCCCTGGTACCCCACGATGCGCCTCATCCGCCAGGAGCGCGCGGGCGATTGGGCGGGCGTGGTGGCGCGCGTAGCCGCCGATCTGGCGACGCGCGCGGAACCATCCGCGCGCCGTGGGGTGTAGTTTTATTAGCACCTCGTCGCACGGACGCCGCTTCCGCCCACCCCTCCGGACCTACATGACCCACCCGCTTCGCCCGATCCTGACCCTGGGCGCGCTGCTGCTGGCGGCCTCCACCGCCGCCGCGCAGGGCACCGTGATCCCCGGAACGGACGGCTACAACGACTATCCGCGCGGACGCGAGGCGTACGTCAAGGAGGTGCAGCAGGAGGTGCGCGTCAC
This region includes:
- a CDS encoding M56 family metallopeptidase; its protein translation is MAIDELSSALQIAGRYLPELALKSTLVLGVAGVLAFLLRRRSAAVRHIVWTTAVAGVLALPFTHLIPVRIAVLPASLAGAQVARDDAAPAVSQTVEEAAPSPRTVAEPVREAPAASAWWPADVDRTTLMVGVWLLVASVLVLRVLAGTAMVWWLARSGERMVDGEWTAAADRISRTFDAPSARLIRTRWSEMPMTWGFIRPVVLLPADCDEWPAERRDVVLRHELAHVARRDVATLALAQLACAVHWFNPLAWLALHQLRAEAERCCDDAVLSTGTRASAYAAHLLEMVRLIGRARVPAAVALPMAQRSTFEGRLLAILEPGVERGTPGRARTALTMGGLLAVVAAVGAMRPVEAITADLAAIPAAPGRVEARVVSAKVAEKPPAAPAVLSVLPRSVPAPIAALKDASAPAIQQAASAAAQAAADAQAAVTPQVEAKAQATVTQSSAGAVVALVAALRDADGTVRLSAIRALGSLHDPRAVQALIEALRTDSDATVRNTAAWALGEIESRAATAALVQAMASDRSIEVRRTATWALGQIEDPAAVDGLARAVRDPDTEVRETAVWALGEIESRTAVPALSSVLREGDVAMRRLAAWALGQIEAAEAVPALAAALRDSDREVRETAVWALGEIESADAVPALTTVLGDSDPRVRNQAAWALGQIEAESGVAPLSRVLQGDSDASVRQTAAWALGEIERESAMPALTAALRDRVPAVRATAAWAIGQVEPDRAPAELSALLRDDDQSVRANALWALGQTRDVAAIEPLLRDPNPEVRRAAARALGGGPDPRPRPRPQPRPRPRPRPMN
- a CDS encoding BlaI/MecI/CopY family transcriptional regulator, giving the protein MGPELTAHLSRRERQVMDVLFALGQATVNDILERIPDPPSYSAVRATLRTLVEKGEVEHLQDGPRYLYKPMVAKESARSAALGHLVRTFFGGSVEAAAAALLGMSRRKLTDADLRRLAQQVDAARDEGR
- a CDS encoding MGMT family protein, translating into MIDDSSHNRIFEVVRRIPAGRVLTYGDVAALAGLPGHARLVGYALHALPDGTTVPWHRVINARGGISTGRAYPGGELVQRFLLEGEGVEFDARGRTLLARYRWEGG
- a CDS encoding glycosyltransferase family 9 protein, translated to MTAGQNEETKYDASAWMTHMRGGDFEAAWRVSDAVLRGRVGASCAHWPRHEQWVWNGAPLDGKRVLVRCYHGLGDTLQFIRYMPRLRKVAREVIVWAQPELIPLLSTARGIDRLLPLHDGAPEVEFDADVEVMELPHVFRYTPRTLPAEVPYLHADPAPLPRDGRLAVGLVWKAGDWDERRSIPPELLAPLGEIPGVELHVLQRGPGLRERPAGFGIDSGSDDVLETARVMKALDLVVTVDSMPAHLAGALGVPTWTLLHADPDWRWMEGREDSPWYPTMRLIRQERAGDWAGVVARVAADLATRAEPSARRGV